The Crassostrea angulata isolate pt1a10 chromosome 1, ASM2561291v2, whole genome shotgun sequence nucleotide sequence GAACAGTTCTAAGACAAGGCAGGTATTTCTACAAGACCCAACGTATCcagaataaaagaaaagaaatagagagaggTATAACTATATTTCTATCGTAGTTAATTTCTTGGTATTGCAATTTTGAATTggttaaaagaatttttaaattaagaatgCATAAGTAAGTAATCAAAAATTTTCGAAATGACcatatgcatgtatttgaatttctggCTATTCGTTTTTAGATGGACCCACTAACAGCACGGATCATTTTGGTTATTGCTTTGGTTGGGGCGTTGGAATGCTCTTATGTCTACTTCACTCGTCGGTGTTACTTCTTTCAGATCAGTCACGGTATACGCAAAGAACCATGGCAAAAGGACGCAATTCATTATTGCTACCAGTTTATAACTGATGATACAAGTAGCAAATATATACGTAAGAACCTAAGCTTAATTTTCAGAGTACAAGTTCATATTAAGCAAATAGCAGAAGATATCTTATAGAAATATTGAGTttttgtatatgatttttagCAATAGAGAATGGCGTGAATTGCGAGACGGCTGGAAAAGACTATTTCTTACAAGGCGGAACCGAATTTTTCAACGGTACTCACATTACACGTGCTGCATATTGTGCAATGAAAAAAGGTAATACCTTTCTAtgattaaaggggcatggtaacAGTTTTagtctaattttatttttttctgttcttaATGCATTTCTagtgatcaaattaaatttgagagaCAGTcgttaagttataagcaagatagagggctcacaattctttgtcatataATCAaagctcgtgccctgtttttgttcacatagGTTCTATATACtggtaaaaatctttttcaagctgatttgtatATCTTctcattttaagcaaaaataaacaattcctaacgtttaacacattaattttattttaggtctaaaactggaattttcactttaacatttaaaatgtaaacaaaagctttgtttacattgcaaagaattgtaagctctgcgACTCGCctttaactcaacaaatgacactcagaTTTTGGTTGCCAacaaaaatgccttactgagactttaataacattaaaatcggaaaaattatcttgaccaaaaccgtgaccatgcccctttaagagaCATTATTGTAATATTGACTGATAGATCGTTCATACTAGATTACATTTTGACACTGCATTCCCGAGACCATAGATACTTTTATTATAAGATAAATCGCAATTTTAGAATACAGGCTGGTGAACTGTTCAATGCCCGAAACGAAATTCTCCTACATGAAAGGCTTCGACATCATGTATTACTTGCGGGTCTTAAGGAAAATCGTCAGGTATTtgaactttacttttatatatatttctttaaaaaatgtttgattttgcGAATGTTTTATATTGTTAAACACGCATTGCCACTGTTTGTGGTTATGTACTTTGATTCTAAATCAAGATATAATATTCACGAATTTGTACCCTTttcttatgaaaaaataaatatctaatgaaaataaataattatattataattatcataattattcatcgataaaatactttttgaaattttcatataattctgtCTTTCAACTCAGAGAATGTTAATTTGGAGAAAAAACACCCCATCCCATTAAAATACAAAACCAAAACGACAGAAAAAGTATTTGTTAAAACCTGTAGATTTATAGTTAGATCCTCCGttaagacggaagaccttaataattatACTTTCAATATGGCCATTTAGTCAAGAATACCTTTAGTATGCATTGTTTAGCATATGTGAGTTTTTAtattaaaggtatatgtattttttacgATTAGACGAAATGATGCCCAACCATCAAGTAACTCATGCAGTAATAAATGTTAAATCAAGCTACATGGAAATTTAAATGTTCCAATTCTTGAATTGAATactgacatttattttttcagtacCCCCACCGAAGACGATTACACCGCTTTTCGAATAGAGTTGTGCGACCTGGAAAAGCGCGTTACAGGGggccaatagaaatttaaaaaaaaatagtactgTATTCAGGATCTTACCATAACTGTTCAACAAAAGAAAACCAATTGTGTAATATCTGCTTCACTTGCAAAACATTATTATTGATCTGTAAATATTGAACCAATTTTGATGTATAATttcctacatgtacaagtttaagTTTAGAGATTATAAAAGTCAGCTTGTTtcattaatattgtttataaatatcatttctCTTTTGTAAAGCAATTTGCCTTTGTGTGAGTCTTTTCAACAACCTAACATATTCaaacgttgtttttttttcatagatatttGATACCTTTCGATTAATATGCATTagatttaatagaaaaaaaaatgttatccaAGGTAAATTATAGCTTGCTTAAATCATCTGCAAGACTCGTTTTGGTCGAATTTGGGGTTTCTATttgagtgggtttttttttcaatgtagaGATCAATCCAAAAATACTATTCTTTatgacaaaatgaaataaactatttttaaaatgaacaattcTCATTTAGCATTAAATCGAATGAACTGGTTAATATATTTAGTTCAACTCGGACATGTAATGATCTGTGAAAAttctatataaatgatataaagttgtttattaaaatcttttttatgaagtaaaaaCGGTCGTAATATATTTCAGTGGGCAAAATATCGACTCATCTGggatgttttatttcttttattgtactgaatattttttcaacatGAACATACTAAGCTAACGTTGTGATATCATATGCCAGTTTGCTATAAGGCATGTAATAAGACGAAACAAAGTCAACATATCAAATGCTTCAAACATGACGTAGTGTATACCAATACCATAGAAAATACCAGACCTATTTGAGAAACGTCTACCAAACTATTCGAATAAAGGGAACAGCTTTAATGTAAAAAACAGAATTGGAAAAAACCTCTTGTTGGTTGAGAGgagattgaaattaaaaataaaaaaaaaaataaaaaaaattgtataagttTTGTTTAGAGAactttattcttaaaaaatattcaaatacatgtaaaattaaaaaaattatatatacattacgGTCTTCATCAtgaattgtacatttttaaacGCACAACGTTATTAAAGCATTTACtagataaaaataacatttttaatgagCACGtgataaaattaaagaatgtttattttgaaaggCTTTTAccaaaaatctgaattttctgAAGTTCTTATCACGTTGAATATAGGTTGTagcaaaataaaagtaaaataataaatttaaaaaaaaaaataactaaataaaattgaaaacatcGACGTTCATCTCATTAAAAAGGAATATATTAATacagatttattttgaatatatatatttgtatatatctttttgaaaaaaaaaactgatggTCGGCAGTAATTGTGTACTAAATGGTAAATGTTTGGTTTCTAGCTCTACGTACCTCTATTGCACCGTACATTTCTTTAGCTGTTCTATTTTATATACACTGTTAAAGAAATTATCATGCACTTAACACCAACATATTATCGAATTTGGCGGGTTGTTGGTTATCGCACTGTCAATCAAACAATTTATACCATTATTTTTAATGCGTATTTAATCAAGTGATGTGTTTTATCTTATAGTACAGGGCTActtataaatttaaaagatattgtgtTTTATGTAGGCGAACGTATAGAATAAACGATTGTACTTTTCATTATCAACAGATAGCtataaaaaaacatgtaattatattaagtacatttatttacatcggtCCTGATGTTTTAAATGTGAAAATGgtgaaattatattaaaaaaaattgttagttttagtctgttttctttattttcaatcaaGGAATATAGATGAtaggaatggaaaatatccgtATATTCTAGAAAAATAAAGACACCAAGTCAATTTAAGCATTTAAACATTGCAATATAAGTAAGCAGTCCAATAACTTGGCCCGCAATATTTATTTTGGTATCGCTAGTCCTTTGCATAACACCGACCCATATTTGTGTGGTAAACGCATTTTGGTATTGAATTCACTTTAATgccatttgtaaaaaaaaaaaaaaaaaaaaaaaaaaaaaaaaaaaaattgttgatgatTATATATTGCATTCAATGACTTACGTGACAGTTTTGTAAATGTCTCGAAAAGTGTAAAatcaaaaaactattttaaaaagtattgaaaTTGACAAGGGTACAATAATAATTTATCATTCTTAATACAAAAAAGTAATGAGCATGTGTGGTTTTCAAAAAATGGAAGTATCTCAAAAGAAAAACGAGGAATGGaatattaatgaatttataaaagataaataaaaataaaacattcttGCCCCAGTTGTGTGTACCAGTGTATCTTCTTGGTGAAATACAAGGAgagtaatgaaataaaaatcccATATACTTTAAAGTAcatataattatttgatttttgtctTACCCAATATTTCTTTATCTTCGAAACAGTCATTGAAATATAGTGCGTTCGATTTTTATCGTGTAAGAATAGATAGACATCAAGGATCGATCGATTAAAATCAATTGTTGAATGTGTAATTCAGCTGTAATATCCTGCTATAAAAGGGGCCAGAATCTACGTTAAACAGACAGCTCTTCAGCGTTTGAAGGAAAAGTGTGAAATCGGgaccaaaaaagaaaaatgaaggTATTTAATAATTATACTAGCATGTTTAGTATGTATAACAATTTCTATATTACTAATATTCTAAGCGAATCGTAATTAATATAATTACCatatcaaaaacaataagtTAGTTGATTAAACCGTGCGAACATTCAATTTGAAttcgaaaatatttttgaacaaatgCATAAATACTTATCGCTAGTTCAAGAAATTGCTTGCAAAATAGTAGAAAATTACTTTCATGAATCGCGGCTTGAAAACATTAGTACAACAATACTCAAAAAGTGACAAAGTTTACTATCCTGTGTGTATTTTCAACTATATATTGTTGATCCTCTTATTTTATGTTAGttgtaatctttaaaaaaaatactacttcATTAtgctttacattaaaacaatgcatttacTTTATAATTAAACAGTATAGTTGACATACAAAAAAGGTTGATatgctaatttaaaaaaaaaaatgtatcaatagaagccaaaaaaaaaaatataaaaaaaatcgggaaAAAATACATGCACGGAATGTTCAAAATAATCGAAATGAATCTGAATAAAATACGTCTGTTCATGAATTGTTGTGGGTTATGTGAAATACTAACCATTTAGTTTTACTGTCCTGACTTTCGAATAGCGTTTTCATTGAACTAATTTCACTTATTCttcagatattaaaaaaacagtattaattgatgtttaattttattatattgtaaTACTAAGATGtctaaataattttctttactaGATTGTACGTGGGGTATTAGTGGTAGTTTTTGTTCTCTTGGTGGAACAGACGGAGGCTTTTATTATTGATCATGCTCGTCTATGTGAAGCGACTCACGTCAGCCACGGGTTTAGAAGAGATACATTCCAACAAGAGGCTATCCACTATTGCTATCCGACTAACATCACTAATGGAAAATGTGAAGCCCTTGGTAAGCTCAaagaaatttgtttattttaccaTAAACCATATTACATGATGTCGATGGGTCTACCGGGTTACCCTTGGTATTATTTGTACattagtctctctctctctctcttgcttaaATAGCCTTATTTGTTCTTTAAAATAGTTGTATATaccagttttattttcaatagttcTACACACCAGTGTTATTTgtgtatgcatgtatacattACGCAAACATTATTTGTCGAATCTTTACAACTCTGAATATTTTTGCCGactatatttcatttcatatacaaTATGAAATTTCATAGCGAAAATAACATCCCAATCAAGGTATTAGATAATACGCTGTTTTCTAAACaacttaaataatttaaaaaaaaaagaatctcaAAGagagtaaatatatatatttatgcatcaattataaataaacaattagaAATTATAAAAGATGTATATATGCTGATTATTGTGCTTGAAATTTGTGTATGCTTTGTGTATTcttatcaataataaaaaaaaaaccaaacaccccccaccccccaaaaaagaaCGACCCCCCCATAATTTCGATGATTGATTATTAACATTCCcattatttgacaattttatcaatgagtctgttttaaaatatgataaggtttatatatctatatacctATGTTTCTCATAATCTTAGAGGAAATTCACCTAAATTTATAACAAAGTTCTTAGAATTATGAAAACGTGATTTTACTGAATTAACTGtggtttataattattttaaatctatAAATTTATGCAACAGAACAACTGATTTTTGTATCATTTTGAGTTCTTTTTACCAGGTAAGTCAAGTTGTAGGGTttttagatatagatatataggtATTGAGTATAAGAACAAGAACtttgatataaattaatttaGTCACTTACTAAACACAGATGCAAGAGCGGGGATCAACTGCACTCAGTTTGGTGAAAACTACGTATTACAAGGAGGCCTAGGCAAACAAAGAGCTAGCTGCTGTGAGAAAAAAGGTACTAAGTTATCAATTATTCCCTTTCTTCGAATCAAATGATTGAAACGGAAAGGTTCAAAGTGTTGATACAAATAAGTTTTGAAAATTGacaaatgaaaagaaataataaaaggaTTAATATTTGCATATGTTTGTCATATTCAGTTTTAGATTTGTGCTGGATGTTTGGATTATAATGTGAgaaatataccccccccccccaccaaaaaaaaaaaaaaaaaaaaaaaaaacaacagcacagtcacattattttttcattttcatatattttaaatcttatttatcattttgatcAATTACTATTGAAGTAAACTGTGGTAATTTTGAAGAATCGTATATCCGTCCTGATATTTGtagcattttctttttataggAATAATTCTAACGAACTGCACAATTCAACCCAGAATTTTCTCCCATGATAAGGACATCGATGTAATGTACTTCGAGCGTGTTCTGACAAAACTGATCAGGTTTGTCACTCTcgttaattataatttattaatataaaaaattaaatatatatgacgAAAGTAACTAGAATGGAAATAGTGAAAATCCAGTTCAACTGAAAACACATTTAGtaattacttatttttcttttcatttagcATCAAATCAGCGGCAGACCCAAAAAGTTTTGAGATTGAGTTGTGCACCCCAAAATACATCTCATCTACAACCCCGACCCCGACTCCGACCaatcctcctcctcctcctcccgTACCTAGCACATTGGACTTTCAATAATATCATTACAAAATAATGAtggacaaaaataaaaaaaaaagaatcagtAACGACAACTTACTTGTTTTCACTGGCAATGTATAACAATTGAAAAGGTATGCTTGTTAGGAATATTGTTatgttgttaattttgaatttatcggGTAGCAGTAAATACAAACTTAACAACATGACAATATTGTCGAATATCGCATAACCTAGAACCAAAATCAATATTACTCTGCTAAAACTCGATCGTTTTACGGAAAAGTAATACATATGCTGTTTCTTATTAATCCTTGCGAATTGGCGTATGTGCACTGGCATAGATATGAAACACAATTGTATCTTAATACGTGTCCTTAATTGTTCGGTTACGAGACGACATTTTATTATGGAAATAAGATTGGGGTAACAAAAACTAAAGAGACGTACTGGTATATCGAAATGGTTTTCCTAATGTACTACTTGCTCATTCCCATTCAAAATATCTATAATATTACGTACTCTTGATAATGCGGATATCAAACGTTAACCATCCGACACAATTTCTTCGCAATGCTGCTTTTGATAACTTTAAATATGCTATTATACAGTATCAACATTTGGTCagaaattgaattatttgtgaaattaatttaaaaaaacctacttttattttcgataaacaagtccgaaatagcaaaattgagagtaaggtggtggacacgctttggcggattgAAGTCAGGGATGATCTCGATCAAaaatatacttgcaatgaaataacataggcgtcggaaccgggggggggggtgttaagcccccacttttttgcaaagacctaaccattaggcacat carries:
- the LOC128178098 gene encoding uncharacterized protein LOC128178098 → MKIVRGVLVVVFVLLVEQTEAFIIDHARLCEATHVSHGFRRDTFQQEAIHYCYPTNITNGKCEALDARAGINCTQFGENYVLQGGLGKQRASCCEKKGIILTNCTIQPRIFSHDKDIDVMYFERVLTKLISIKSAADPKSFEIELCTPKYISSTTPTPTPTNPPPPPPVPSTLDFQ